From a single Actinomycetota bacterium genomic region:
- the pheA gene encoding prephenate dehydratase — translation MSVKMGYLGPQGTFTEEALLSAIQVDEKDLVPYPTEQEVIFAVDRGEVDKGIVPIENSIEGSVNVTLDTLTFGANLVIEREIIVPVRHNLIARPRVKLKDISLVISHPQATAQCRNYLVKNLPNVPVIAANSTAEAVKKVAEQEGSMAAIGTHLAARIYNLNILESDIQDFKDNKTRFVLVGKDPAPRTGNDKTSVVCFIYEDRPGSLLQILQEFAYRYINLTKIQSRPTKKALGDYCFWIDMEGHLEDEVIASALKCLKCKIRDVKILGSYPRADKVLE, via the coding sequence ATGTCCGTCAAGATGGGCTATTTAGGACCACAAGGGACCTTCACCGAGGAAGCTCTACTCTCGGCAATCCAGGTGGATGAAAAAGATCTCGTACCCTATCCCACCGAGCAAGAGGTCATCTTCGCCGTGGACCGGGGAGAGGTGGATAAGGGCATCGTCCCCATAGAAAATTCGATTGAAGGTTCGGTCAATGTAACTTTGGACACTTTAACCTTCGGGGCTAATTTGGTCATTGAAAGAGAGATCATCGTTCCCGTGAGACACAATCTCATCGCTCGACCGAGGGTCAAGCTCAAAGATATATCATTGGTGATATCTCACCCTCAAGCCACCGCTCAATGCCGCAACTATTTGGTAAAGAATCTTCCAAATGTTCCAGTGATTGCGGCGAATAGTACCGCGGAGGCGGTAAAGAAGGTCGCCGAGCAAGAAGGTTCCATGGCTGCCATCGGCACGCATTTGGCCGCAAGGATCTATAATCTGAATATTCTCGAGTCGGATATCCAGGACTTCAAGGACAATAAGACCAGATTTGTATTGGTGGGGAAGGACCCCGCCCCCCGCACGGGGAACGATAAAACATCCGTAGTTTGCTTCATCTATGAGGATAGACCGGGAAGTCTCCTTCAAATACTGCAGGAGTTCGCCTATAGATACATCAATCTCACCAAGATTCAGTCACGACCAACCAAGAAAGCGCTGGGTGATTATTGTTTCTGGATAGATATGGAGGGGCACTTGGAGGATGAGGTCATCGCCTCGGCTTTGAAATGTCTAAAATGTAAGATACGGGATGTGAAGATACTAGGCTCGTATCCTCGGGCGGATAAAGTACTGGAGTAA
- the serS gene encoding serine--tRNA ligase has translation MLDIKFVRENLNVVRESLEKRRMEADLDRFAELDEKRRKLLFDVEQLKHIRNTVSEEIAELKRVGKDVQEKTLSMRVLSQKIKSLDAQVRELDAALKGMMLDIPNIPHPSVPVGVDERDNEVVRYWGEPPKFDFEPKAHWDIGTKLGILDFERAGKIAGTRFALYWGLGAQLERALINFMLDLHTREHGYLEVFPPILVNEGSMIGTGQLPKFSIELYKCQDDDLYLIPTAEVCVTNIHRDEILDGQLFPLKYVAYTPCFRREAGAAGRETRGLIRQHQFNKVELVKFAKPEESYDELESLTKDAEEVLRRLGLHYRVVVLCTGDLGFSASKTYDLEVWMPGHGTYKEISSCSNFEDFQARRANIRYRPEPKAKPRYVHTLNGSGLAIGRTVAALLENYQQKDGSVFIPEVLHPYMGGIDRIKGR, from the coding sequence ATGCTCGATATAAAATTCGTCAGGGAAAACTTAAATGTAGTTCGTGAATCCCTCGAGAAGCGACGTATGGAAGCCGATCTGGATCGATTTGCGGAGTTGGATGAGAAGAGGAGGAAATTACTTTTCGACGTAGAGCAGCTAAAACACATCAGGAATACGGTTTCCGAGGAGATTGCCGAGCTCAAAAGGGTGGGAAAGGATGTACAGGAAAAGACCCTCTCCATGAGGGTGCTTTCTCAAAAAATCAAGTCCCTCGATGCCCAAGTAAGGGAGTTGGATGCGGCATTGAAAGGGATGATGCTCGACATCCCGAATATCCCTCACCCCAGTGTTCCCGTGGGAGTCGATGAGCGCGACAACGAGGTCGTTCGGTACTGGGGTGAACCTCCGAAATTCGATTTTGAACCCAAAGCCCATTGGGATATAGGAACTAAATTGGGGATACTCGATTTTGAGCGGGCGGGTAAAATCGCCGGAACCCGATTCGCCCTTTATTGGGGTCTGGGGGCTCAACTCGAGAGGGCTCTCATAAATTTCATGCTCGATTTGCACACTAGGGAGCATGGTTACCTCGAGGTTTTCCCGCCCATCCTCGTAAATGAGGGCTCGATGATCGGCACGGGGCAGCTCCCAAAATTTTCCATAGAGCTCTACAAGTGCCAGGATGATGATTTGTATCTCATTCCCACAGCAGAGGTTTGCGTGACAAATATCCATCGTGATGAGATCTTGGATGGTCAACTCTTCCCCCTTAAATATGTTGCCTATACTCCCTGTTTCCGTCGCGAGGCGGGGGCTGCTGGTCGGGAAACCAGGGGACTTATCCGCCAACATCAATTTAACAAGGTAGAACTGGTCAAGTTCGCTAAACCGGAGGAATCCTACGACGAACTGGAGAGCTTGACCAAAGACGCTGAAGAAGTCTTAAGAAGACTCGGTCTTCATTATCGAGTGGTCGTTCTGTGCACGGGCGATCTAGGTTTTTCGGCCTCAAAGACATATGACCTGGAGGTCTGGATGCCGGGACATGGTACCTATAAGGAGATTTCATCATGCAGTAATTTTGAGGATTTCCAGGCCAGGAGGGCAAATATACGATACCGACCTGAACCAAAAGCGAAGCCAAGGTATGTCCATACGCTCAATGGCTCTGGGTTAGCGATCGGACGGACGGTAGCTGCTCTTTTGGAAAACTATCAACAGAAGGATGGAAGTGTGTTCATCCCCGAGGTTCTTCACCCATATATGGGTGGGATAGACCGAATCAAGGGCCGTTAA
- a CDS encoding DUF4446 family protein: MVLVLIVSFFWLLLLTLGLKKLYSQRRRVARALKEESLMDTFVHCLEELQLIRKELQRFESDQQKMRGVLKGAVQKVGVVRFDAFEDVGGKLSFAVALLNEHGDGIVLSSLNGRQESRSYVKPVEGGESSYTLSKEEREAIAKALE, translated from the coding sequence ATGGTTTTAGTCCTTATTGTTTCTTTTTTCTGGCTCTTGCTTTTAACCTTAGGTTTAAAAAAGCTTTATAGCCAACGTCGCAGAGTTGCCAGAGCGCTAAAGGAAGAAAGTTTGATGGATACTTTCGTTCACTGTCTCGAGGAGCTCCAACTGATCCGAAAAGAACTTCAGAGATTTGAATCCGATCAGCAAAAGATGAGAGGTGTCCTCAAAGGTGCCGTTCAAAAGGTTGGGGTGGTACGATTCGATGCCTTTGAAGATGTGGGAGGCAAACTGAGTTTCGCCGTAGCTCTTTTGAACGAGCATGGTGATGGGATTGTATTAAGCTCTCTCAATGGGCGTCAAGAAAGCCGAAGCTACGTTAAGCCTGTGGAGGGAGGGGAATCCAGTTATACCCTCTCCAAAGAGGAGCGTGAGGCTATAGCCAAGGCTCTTGAGTAA